A genome region from Acidobacteriota bacterium includes the following:
- a CDS encoding tryptophan 7-halogenase, producing MSDNRILDYDVIVIGGGPAGATAATLVADAGYRVLLAERNDGPVFKIGESLMPATYWSLERLGVLERMNESAFPKKYSVQFFNRHGKGASPFYFFESDDHVSSQTWQVERSQFDGMLLDNARDKGVDVRFSSPAKDVLFDGDRACGVRLELDGGEARDVSCRAVIDASGQRALLSRKLRIKQDHPCLRNASYFTHFAGAKRDEGLDEGATLILHTENQDSWFWFIPLPGDVVSVGVVGYVDYLLKGRPADPQRVFDEELAKCPALHPRLEGARQLREVRVLKDFSYLSDQMAGDGWLLAGDAFGFLDPIYSSGVFLAMRSGEVAADALLAGFAEGDLSAASLRRHEAEYVAGMTAIRRLVYAFYDKGFSFARFLKRFPDCREPVVDLLVGNVYRKPVDHLITALDAFQGRGAGAPVAKSARASAPPSPA from the coding sequence ATGAGTGACAACAGGATTCTGGACTACGACGTCATCGTCATTGGCGGCGGTCCCGCCGGCGCCACCGCCGCGACCCTGGTCGCCGATGCCGGCTATCGGGTGCTCTTGGCCGAGCGCAACGACGGCCCGGTGTTCAAGATCGGCGAGTCGCTGATGCCGGCGACCTACTGGTCCCTGGAGCGCCTCGGGGTGCTCGAGCGGATGAACGAGAGTGCCTTCCCGAAGAAGTACTCGGTGCAGTTCTTCAACCGCCACGGCAAGGGCGCGTCACCCTTCTACTTCTTCGAGTCCGACGACCACGTGAGTTCCCAAACCTGGCAAGTGGAGCGCAGCCAATTCGACGGCATGCTGCTCGACAATGCGCGGGATAAGGGGGTAGACGTGCGGTTCTCCTCTCCCGCCAAGGACGTGCTTTTCGACGGCGACCGGGCTTGCGGCGTGCGTCTGGAGCTGGACGGCGGCGAGGCCCGGGACGTCTCCTGCCGGGCGGTGATCGACGCCAGCGGCCAGCGTGCCTTGCTCTCCCGCAAGTTGCGCATCAAACAGGACCATCCCTGCCTGCGCAACGCCTCCTACTTCACCCACTTCGCAGGGGCAAAGCGCGACGAGGGCCTCGACGAAGGAGCCACCCTCATCCTCCACACGGAGAATCAGGACTCCTGGTTCTGGTTCATCCCGCTGCCCGGCGACGTGGTGAGCGTGGGGGTGGTGGGCTACGTGGACTACCTGCTCAAGGGCAGGCCGGCGGATCCGCAGCGGGTGTTCGACGAAGAACTCGCCAAGTGCCCGGCGCTCCACCCCCGCCTCGAAGGTGCGCGGCAACTGCGCGAAGTGCGGGTGCTCAAGGACTTCTCCTACCTCTCCGACCAGATGGCCGGCGACGGCTGGCTGCTGGCCGGCGATGCCTTCGGTTTTCTCGATCCGATCTATTCCTCCGGCGTCTTCCTGGCTATGAGGTCCGGTGAAGTAGCGGCCGATGCGCTCCTCGCCGGTTTCGCCGAGGGCGATCTGTCCGCCGCCAGTCTGCGTCGCCACGAGGCCGAGTACGTCGCCGGCATGACCGCTATCCGGCGCTTGGTGTACGCCTTCTACGACAAAGGCTTCTCCTTCGCCCGATTCTTGAAGCGCTTCCCGGATTGCCGCGAGCCGGTGGTCGACCTCCTGGTGGGCAACGTCTACCGCAAGCCGGTGGATCACCTGATCACCGCCCTCGACGCCTTCCAGGGCCGCGGCGCCGGCGCCCCGGTGGCGAAATCGGCCCGGGCTTCCGCTCCTCCCAGCCCGGCATGA
- a CDS encoding glycosyltransferase family 4 protein: MRIAYIAAGAAGMYCGTCLHDNTLAAALIEMGHEVALVPIYTPMRTDEENVSENRVFYGAVNVYLQQKSALFRHTPAFFDRLLDRPALLEQVSKLGASTDAGELGDLTLSVLRGEEGHQAKELEKLIAWLEDFQPDLVQLTNAMLLGMAPAIHQALGAPVVCGLTGEDLFLDYLPEPSRGRVVEELRRRAGDVEAFIASSRYYAEETKERLGIPPKNLFVVPLGVRLSDVGPAATHAPGDSPTIGFLARQCPEKGLHHLVEAFRRLASETAMSPRLAIAGYVGPRDREFVAGLERRVEEWGLADRVTFHGEVDRQGKLDFLSGLDILSVPTDYREAKGLYVLEALAHGVPVVQPRHGAFPEMVQATGGGVLTDPGSIDDLVHGLRRLVENHSLRAELGRRGRDMIQRRFHAAAMAEETLAVYRSVQQSRTAAAV; encoded by the coding sequence ATGAGGATCGCCTACATCGCTGCCGGCGCCGCGGGCATGTACTGCGGCACCTGTCTGCACGACAACACCTTGGCGGCGGCACTGATCGAAATGGGCCACGAGGTGGCCCTGGTGCCGATCTATACCCCGATGCGGACGGATGAGGAAAACGTCAGCGAAAATCGGGTGTTCTACGGCGCCGTCAACGTCTACCTGCAGCAGAAGTCGGCTCTCTTCCGCCACACTCCAGCGTTCTTCGACCGCCTGCTCGACCGGCCGGCGCTCCTCGAACAGGTTTCCAAGCTGGGCGCCTCGACGGACGCCGGCGAGCTGGGTGACTTGACCCTTTCGGTCCTGCGCGGGGAGGAAGGTCACCAGGCCAAGGAGCTCGAAAAGTTGATCGCCTGGCTCGAAGACTTCCAGCCGGATCTGGTGCAGCTCACCAACGCCATGCTCTTGGGGATGGCGCCGGCCATTCACCAAGCCCTCGGCGCACCGGTGGTCTGTGGCCTCACCGGCGAAGATCTTTTTCTGGACTACTTGCCGGAGCCGTCCCGCGGCCGGGTGGTCGAAGAACTGCGCCGCCGGGCGGGCGACGTCGAGGCCTTCATCGCCAGCAGCCGGTACTACGCCGAAGAGACCAAGGAGCGCCTGGGGATCCCGCCGAAGAATCTGTTCGTTGTGCCCCTCGGGGTGCGGTTGAGCGATGTCGGGCCGGCGGCGACGCATGCACCGGGAGATTCGCCGACCATTGGCTTTCTGGCGCGCCAGTGTCCCGAGAAGGGGCTGCATCACCTGGTCGAGGCCTTTCGGCGGCTCGCGTCGGAGACCGCCATGAGCCCCCGCCTGGCGATCGCCGGCTATGTCGGCCCGCGGGACCGAGAATTCGTTGCCGGCCTGGAGCGACGGGTGGAGGAATGGGGCCTGGCGGACCGGGTGACCTTCCACGGCGAGGTGGACCGCCAGGGCAAGCTCGACTTCCTCTCCGGCCTCGATATTCTCAGCGTGCCGACGGACTACCGCGAAGCCAAGGGCCTGTATGTGCTCGAAGCCCTGGCCCACGGTGTGCCGGTGGTGCAGCCGCGCCACGGTGCCTTCCCGGAGATGGTGCAGGCCACCGGCGGTGGGGTGTTGACGGATCCTGGATCCATCGACGACCTGGTCCACGGCCTGCGGCGCTTGGTGGAGAACCACAGTTTGCGAGCCGAACTCGGCCGCCGCGGCCGGGACATGATCCAGCGCCGTTTCCACGCCGCGGCGATGGCCGAAGAAACCCTGGCGGTGTACCGCAGCGTCCAGCAGAGTCGAACGGCGGCCGCGGTCTAG
- a CDS encoding thioesterase family protein, with protein sequence MTETSPSPPLPVEAGPIPSEGPVSGIDVRRRVEFADTDLGGIVHFSRFFVFMETAEHELLRALGTLVHTRHQGHAIGWPRVEAHCKYMSPLRYGDEVEIRLRVARKGHSSMTYEATFWVGERRVAEGRISSVCCVLDDPAGIRPVAIPQPLADRLAEAL encoded by the coding sequence ATGACCGAGACCTCTCCTTCCCCACCGTTGCCCGTCGAGGCCGGCCCGATTCCCTCCGAGGGCCCGGTCTCCGGCATCGACGTGCGCCGGCGGGTCGAGTTCGCCGACACGGATCTTGGCGGCATCGTCCACTTCTCGCGCTTCTTCGTCTTCATGGAGACCGCTGAGCACGAGCTGCTGCGCGCCCTCGGCACCCTCGTCCACACCCGCCACCAGGGCCACGCTATCGGCTGGCCGCGGGTGGAGGCGCACTGCAAGTATATGAGCCCCCTGCGCTATGGCGATGAGGTCGAAATCCGCCTGCGGGTGGCCCGCAAGGGGCACAGCTCGATGACCTACGAGGCGACCTTTTGGGTGGGCGAACGGAGGGTCGCGGAGGGCCGCATCTCCTCCGTTTGCTGTGTGCTCGACGATCCGGCGGGGATCCGCCCGGTGGCCATTCCGCAGCCGCTGGCGGATCGTCTCGCAGAAGCGCTCTAA
- a CDS encoding helix-turn-helix transcriptional regulator, whose amino-acid sequence MTRFENIGKALRLIREKNGKSQKELALAAGITSAMLSNYETGEKKPSLDSLGKIIDALDLYLGKFDDALDVVNDRPMRNQRFGYVSGRGFTREEIDVKAFLGIEEALPAELEEGFADMIHGFRQISRYMYETAVKSGRLPS is encoded by the coding sequence ATGACGCGCTTCGAGAATATCGGCAAGGCCCTGCGGCTCATCCGCGAGAAGAACGGCAAGAGTCAGAAGGAGTTGGCCCTGGCCGCCGGCATCACGAGCGCCATGCTCAGCAACTATGAGACCGGTGAGAAAAAGCCCTCCCTCGACAGCCTCGGCAAGATCATCGATGCGCTGGATCTCTACCTCGGCAAGTTCGATGATGCCCTCGACGTGGTCAACGACCGGCCGATGCGCAACCAGCGCTTCGGTTACGTCAGCGGCCGCGGATTCACCCGCGAGGAGATCGACGTCAAGGCCTTCCTCGGTATCGAGGAGGCACTCCCGGCGGAACTCGAAGAGGGATTCGCCGACATGATCCACGGCTTTCGCCAGATTTCCCGCTACATGTACGAGACCGCCGTCAAGTCCGGCCGACTTCCTTCCTAG
- a CDS encoding helix-turn-helix transcriptional regulator: MPVFDGLGKALRWLRAKQDKRQYQVAELAGITKAMLSAYETGKQRPSLETLEKIMEALSVDLSDLHEAILVITENTPLGGWTRRASTLGGGRNEPALDIYRILNVDRTLPPEQEQAFTEMLRGFHRLMRFMHRGIDRGDPEPE, translated from the coding sequence ATGCCTGTTTTCGACGGACTCGGTAAGGCTCTTCGCTGGCTGCGCGCCAAGCAGGACAAGCGGCAGTACCAGGTGGCGGAGCTGGCGGGAATCACCAAGGCGATGCTCTCGGCCTACGAGACCGGCAAGCAGCGGCCGTCTCTCGAAACCCTAGAGAAGATCATGGAAGCGCTGTCCGTCGATCTGTCGGATCTCCACGAAGCGATTCTCGTCATCACCGAAAACACCCCGCTCGGTGGCTGGACCCGCCGGGCGAGCACCCTGGGTGGCGGACGGAATGAGCCGGCCCTCGACATCTACCGCATCCTCAACGTCGACCGCACCCTGCCGCCGGAGCAAGAGCAGGCTTTCACGGAGATGCTGCGGGGTTTCCACCGGCTGATGCGCTTTATGCACCGCGGCATCGACCGCGGCGACCCGGAGCCGGAGTAG
- a CDS encoding class II aldolase/adducin family protein: MAHREGVIGFELDHRRQRLADEDLSHGGRLLVWRRILRRRKLLGQAAHRYEGLGYGNLSRRLPPWQAPPGERAFLITASQTSGLPDLTAEHWSRVAAWKLGGHSLVSVGEGLPSSESLSHAALYDRSPEVRAVFHIHSPPLWNYALAEGWPATLPSAANGTPELALALRELEAPWPAGVIVLAGHEDGLLAYGRSEDEAGGKLLAALRLAI; encoded by the coding sequence GTGGCACACCGCGAAGGGGTCATCGGGTTCGAGCTGGATCACCGCCGGCAGCGGCTGGCCGATGAGGATCTGTCGCACGGCGGCCGACTGCTCGTCTGGCGTAGGATTCTGCGCCGGCGAAAGCTCCTAGGACAGGCCGCCCACCGCTATGAAGGTCTCGGCTACGGCAATCTCAGCCGGCGCCTGCCTCCCTGGCAGGCACCGCCCGGCGAGCGAGCGTTTCTGATCACCGCTTCGCAGACCTCCGGCCTGCCCGATCTGACGGCCGAACACTGGAGCCGGGTGGCGGCCTGGAAGCTGGGCGGCCATTCCCTGGTCAGCGTGGGCGAAGGGTTGCCTTCGAGCGAAAGCCTGTCGCACGCCGCCCTCTATGACCGTTCGCCGGAGGTGCGGGCGGTTTTCCACATCCATTCACCGCCGCTCTGGAACTATGCCCTCGCCGAGGGCTGGCCGGCCACGCTACCCTCCGCCGCCAACGGTACTCCGGAACTCGCTCTGGCGCTGCGAGAGCTGGAGGCTCCCTGGCCGGCCGGCGTGATCGTGCTGGCCGGCCACGAGGACGGTCTGCTGGCCTACGGACGGAGCGAGGACGAGGCCGGCGGAAAGCTTCTCGCGGCTCTCCGCCTAGCTATCTGA